A single genomic interval of Lewinellaceae bacterium harbors:
- a CDS encoding M23 family metallopeptidase, translating into MSSDKYVYNPHTLRFEKVKVSLKQRLMQVFGFASASLVSALLLVYLIHEYFPSPKEKLLLNEIENMKVHYSGLTDQLDMLSKVLNNIQERDANVHRTLLGVDPIDEAVWNGGVGGHQQYEEFQQYENTGQLLISTQKKVDKLERQLYLETKSLDTITNLVAKNEDRLKSIPSIKPVREDKLNRSVTLLSGFGLRIHPIYKIRKMHYGIDFSAPKGTAIQATGDGKVVEVVNGGRGFGKHVVIAHGYGFETLYGHMSRIDVKVGQHVTKGQQIGLVGSTGTSTAPHCHYEVHHDGKQINPIDYVMDGLTPQEYQELVRKASIANQALDY; encoded by the coding sequence ATGAGCTCAGATAAGTATGTTTATAACCCGCATACGTTGCGATTTGAGAAGGTAAAAGTGTCTCTGAAGCAGCGCCTTATGCAGGTATTTGGTTTTGCCTCAGCAAGTTTGGTTTCTGCATTATTGCTGGTTTATTTAATCCACGAATACTTTCCTTCCCCTAAAGAAAAATTACTGCTGAATGAGATCGAGAATATGAAGGTCCATTACAGCGGATTGACCGATCAGCTGGACATGCTGAGTAAGGTTCTGAATAACATCCAGGAACGCGACGCCAATGTTCACCGCACGTTATTAGGGGTAGACCCGATCGATGAAGCGGTATGGAATGGTGGTGTGGGTGGTCACCAGCAATACGAGGAGTTTCAACAATATGAAAATACGGGCCAGTTGCTGATCAGTACACAGAAAAAAGTAGACAAGCTGGAGCGTCAGCTCTATCTGGAGACCAAGAGTTTGGATACCATTACCAACCTGGTCGCCAAGAATGAAGATCGCCTGAAGTCCATACCGTCTATCAAACCGGTACGGGAAGATAAATTAAATCGCAGCGTCACCCTGTTGTCCGGTTTTGGATTGCGTATTCATCCCATTTATAAGATCCGCAAGATGCATTACGGCATCGACTTTTCCGCGCCGAAAGGTACCGCCATTCAGGCTACCGGTGACGGTAAAGTGGTCGAAGTGGTCAATGGTGGTCGCGGGTTTGGTAAACACGTGGTCATCGCCCATGGATACGGTTTTGAAACCCTGTACGGTCATATGTCGCGCATCGATGTGAAAGTAGGACAACACGTGACCAAAGGCCAGCAGATCGGCCTGGTCGGCAGTACAGGTACATCAACTGCTCCGCATTGCCACTACGAGGTGCATCACGATGGCAAGCAGATCAATCCCATCGACTACGTCATGGATGGGTTGACACCGCAGGAATACCAGGAACTGGTGCGCAAAGCTTCCATCGCCAACCAGGCTTTGGATTACTAA
- a CDS encoding DUF3667 domain-containing protein, translating to MPRKQRQINKEIHQCLNCGTSFNAPDNYCPNCGQLRTDGMVSVWDFIKDAFEDIFNFNGRIFLTLKSLMIPGKLTKAFFDGKINSYYKPVRIFFISMIIHFFLLSLTLNDIYDSQNFQQWGRESVTREQSIELLDSVRSNYTWSTQQEQTLDTLEKQIRKRFSGGDSTDFSIYQEPIRIAFYDIYSGMSREDMIKAYQLKGVNAILAPQLARLLRSPGDALRFAIGNLTWMILALIFALALVMKLLYIRRRKLYVEHLVFLFHNHAFGFLIFSINYLLNFVLNTDAFIGFSTIIFMIYCFIAMRRFYQQRFFKTFIKSGILLISYFLLFSIFVVITMLVSILLY from the coding sequence ATGCCTCGTAAACAACGTCAGATCAACAAGGAGATCCATCAGTGCCTCAATTGCGGGACATCCTTCAATGCTCCTGACAACTATTGTCCGAATTGCGGCCAACTGCGTACGGATGGTATGGTTTCCGTGTGGGACTTCATCAAAGATGCGTTTGAGGACATCTTCAATTTTAACGGTCGGATCTTCCTGACCCTGAAAAGCCTGATGATCCCCGGCAAGCTGACCAAGGCATTTTTCGATGGAAAGATCAACAGCTATTACAAGCCGGTGAGGATCTTTTTCATCTCTATGATCATCCACTTTTTCTTACTCAGTCTCACGTTAAATGACATCTACGATTCCCAGAATTTCCAGCAGTGGGGGAGGGAGTCCGTCACCCGCGAGCAGTCTATCGAGTTGTTGGACTCGGTCAGAAGCAATTACACATGGTCCACCCAGCAAGAACAAACATTGGACACCCTGGAAAAGCAAATCAGAAAACGCTTTAGTGGCGGTGATTCGACGGATTTTAGTATTTATCAGGAGCCTATAAGAATTGCATTTTATGACATCTATTCCGGGATGAGCCGGGAGGATATGATCAAAGCCTATCAGCTGAAAGGAGTAAATGCCATTTTGGCACCGCAGCTGGCCCGGCTTTTGCGCTCACCGGGAGATGCTTTGCGCTTTGCCATCGGTAATCTGACGTGGATGATCCTGGCCCTGATCTTCGCCCTGGCACTGGTCATGAAGCTGCTTTATATCCGGAGGCGAAAGCTGTATGTCGAGCACCTGGTTTTCCTGTTTCACAACCACGCCTTCGGGTTTCTGATTTTTTCGATCAATTATTTGCTGAATTTCGTCCTAAACACCGACGCATTCATTGGATTCTCTACGATCATTTTTATGATCTATTGCTTCATTGCGATGCGACGTTTTTACCAGCAAAGATTCTTCAAAACCTTTATTAAATCAGGTATCCTGTTGATATCCTATTTCTTATTGTTTTCCATCTTTGTGGTGATAACCATGTTGGTAAGCATACTCCTGTATTGA
- the gatB gene encoding Asp-tRNA(Asn)/Glu-tRNA(Gln) amidotransferase subunit GatB, protein MNDAAMKYDLVVGLEIHVQMNTLSKAFCAERNAFGAAPNTQVGVVSLAYPGSLPVPNHKHMEKAIRLGLALDSTIAPAVYFDRKNYFYPDLPKGYQITQDAMPICKGGFLYLANAGRKVRIHHVHMEEDAGKLIHDQDPDDTLIDLNRAGVPLLEIVTEPDLFSPEEVYEFITEIQQLVRYLDVSDGNMEEGSLRCDCNVSVKPAGSTTLGQRCEIKNVNSRRFARQAVEAEFERQIKLLGEGGVIRQQTLHFDKDRRLTIPMRSKEEAHDYRYFPDPDLPPYPVTKEAVDRIRQEMPALPWKIKETLQQEYQLSEEDASNIAGHLHDATFYLRIADALPIEHRRIWTDLFIHKIKPMDAGETFPLSENQLIGLISWIGDEKINRTVAFSTLWDAWLETPDHTLEVMAQALNIVQTDDEGFLKDLIRDAFRQFPDKAAALKNGKKNLIGLFMGEVMRTSGGKAHPQRTRQLIENLIQELE, encoded by the coding sequence ATGAACGATGCTGCTATGAAATACGATCTGGTGGTTGGTCTGGAGATCCATGTCCAGATGAACACGCTTAGTAAAGCATTTTGCGCGGAGCGAAATGCCTTTGGCGCTGCGCCTAATACTCAGGTTGGCGTTGTTTCACTGGCTTACCCGGGAAGCCTACCGGTGCCGAACCATAAGCATATGGAAAAGGCCATCCGCCTGGGCCTGGCGCTGGACAGTACGATCGCACCCGCAGTCTATTTCGACAGGAAAAATTATTTCTACCCCGACTTACCTAAAGGCTATCAGATCACCCAGGATGCCATGCCTATCTGTAAAGGTGGATTTCTTTACCTTGCCAATGCTGGTCGGAAGGTTCGCATCCATCATGTGCATATGGAAGAAGATGCCGGTAAACTGATTCACGATCAGGATCCGGATGATACGCTGATCGATCTCAATCGTGCGGGTGTGCCCTTGCTGGAAATCGTGACCGAGCCGGACCTTTTCAGCCCGGAAGAAGTCTACGAATTCATCACGGAAATCCAGCAATTGGTCCGTTACCTGGACGTCTCCGATGGAAACATGGAAGAAGGTTCGTTGCGGTGCGATTGCAATGTTTCGGTGAAACCTGCCGGATCAACCACTTTGGGTCAGCGTTGCGAGATCAAAAATGTGAATTCACGCCGGTTTGCGCGTCAGGCGGTGGAAGCAGAATTCGAACGTCAGATCAAATTGCTTGGAGAAGGAGGTGTCATTCGTCAGCAGACATTGCACTTTGACAAAGACCGGCGACTTACCATTCCAATGCGTAGTAAAGAAGAAGCGCATGACTACCGCTATTTTCCGGATCCGGATCTTCCCCCTTACCCCGTGACGAAGGAAGCAGTGGATCGTATCCGTCAGGAAATGCCAGCCTTGCCCTGGAAAATCAAGGAAACCCTGCAACAGGAATACCAATTGTCTGAAGAAGATGCTTCGAATATTGCAGGTCATCTTCATGATGCTACGTTCTACCTCCGGATTGCGGATGCTTTACCCATTGAACACCGAAGGATATGGACCGACCTTTTCATCCATAAGATCAAACCGATGGATGCGGGTGAAACCTTTCCTCTTTCTGAAAACCAGTTGATCGGGTTGATCTCCTGGATCGGTGATGAAAAGATCAATCGGACAGTAGCTTTCAGCACCCTATGGGATGCGTGGCTGGAGACGCCGGATCATACCCTGGAGGTTATGGCGCAAGCGCTGAATATTGTTCAAACCGATGATGAGGGTTTTCTCAAGGATCTGATCCGGGATGCCTTCAGACAGTTTCCCGACAAAGCAGCAGCTCTGAAGAATGGCAAAAAAAACCTGATCGGCTTGTTTATGGGTGAGGTGATGCGCACATCCGGAGGAAAAGCCCACCCTCAACGAACACGTCAGTTGATCGAGAACTTGATACAGGAGTTAGAGTAA
- a CDS encoding MerR family transcriptional regulator produces MIDTSKLEKLYYSIGEVAEMLGVSKSLIRYWESEFPTLKPSKNSKGDRRFTKKNIEQLNLIFHLVKERGFTIEGAKNEIKEGKTSYEARIEVIERLKSMRQRLSRFKETFE; encoded by the coding sequence ATGATCGATACTTCCAAACTGGAAAAACTGTATTACTCCATCGGAGAAGTGGCGGAAATGCTCGGCGTTTCCAAGTCGCTGATCCGCTATTGGGAATCGGAGTTTCCAACGCTGAAACCCAGTAAGAATTCCAAGGGAGATCGTCGATTCACCAAGAAAAACATCGAGCAGCTTAACCTCATATTCCATCTGGTCAAAGAACGCGGCTTTACCATCGAGGGTGCCAAAAACGAGATCAAAGAAGGCAAGACCAGTTACGAAGCGCGCATCGAGGTCATCGAACGGCTGAAGTCCATGCGCCAGCGCCTTTCCCGGTTCAAAGAGACTTTTGAGTAG
- a CDS encoding ATP-binding cassette domain-containing protein, whose protein sequence is MGLQIDLDHVGKQFRHRWVFQDLTTTIHPGERIAITGSNGAGKSTLLKIASGLLTPSAGKVRFTLGGNPLEDVPKHLNFTAPYLDLIQEFSANELIGFHMSHRHLLPGWDAGRFLEACHLYGERNKIIRHYSTGMQQRLRIALAVLTSSELVSLDEPTSNLDEHYKQWYQELLETYLGDRTLIIASNERFDYRICGRKIEL, encoded by the coding sequence ATGGGACTGCAAATTGACCTGGATCACGTCGGTAAACAATTCCGGCATCGTTGGGTATTCCAGGACTTAACGACCACCATCCATCCCGGTGAGCGCATCGCCATAACCGGATCCAATGGGGCGGGTAAATCAACACTTCTTAAAATTGCCAGCGGACTACTCACCCCAAGTGCTGGCAAGGTCCGTTTCACCCTTGGAGGCAACCCACTCGAAGACGTACCGAAACACCTCAATTTTACCGCACCATATCTGGACCTTATTCAGGAATTTTCCGCCAACGAACTCATCGGTTTCCATATGAGCCACCGCCATTTATTACCAGGCTGGGATGCCGGTCGCTTCCTAGAAGCCTGCCATCTCTATGGAGAACGAAACAAGATCATCCGCCACTATTCCACCGGTATGCAGCAACGCCTGCGCATTGCCCTGGCGGTTCTGACATCCAGTGAACTGGTTAGCCTGGATGAACCTACTTCCAACCTGGATGAACATTACAAACAGTGGTATCAGGAATTACTGGAAACTTACCTTGGAGACCGGACCCTGATCATCGCTTCCAACGAACGATTTGATTACCGGATTTGTGGCAGAAAGATTGAATTGTAA
- the lpxA gene encoding acyl-ACP--UDP-N-acetylglucosamine O-acyltransferase, with amino-acid sequence MTAFHNIHKDARIGQNVTVDSFTTIGADVEIGDNSWIGPNVTIMDGVRLGNNCKVFPGAVLGAIPQDLKFEGEQSTVTVGNGVTIREYVTLNRGTKANFQTHIGDNSLLMAYVHVAHDCVLGNNVILANSCNLAGHIEIGEYAILGGLTAVHQFVKIGEHVMVGGGSLVRKDIPPFVKAAREPLSYAGINSVGLRRRGFSSEIINHIQDIYRVLFVKGYNTTQALNIIETELEATEERDQIIRFIRNSDRGIMKGFRQINGTAN; translated from the coding sequence ATGACGGCATTTCACAATATCCACAAGGATGCACGCATCGGTCAAAACGTCACCGTTGACTCCTTTACGACCATCGGTGCCGATGTTGAAATCGGTGACAATAGCTGGATCGGTCCAAATGTCACGATCATGGACGGTGTCCGCTTGGGAAACAACTGCAAAGTATTCCCGGGAGCCGTACTTGGCGCCATCCCCCAGGACCTGAAATTTGAAGGCGAACAATCGACAGTTACCGTCGGAAACGGGGTCACCATCCGGGAGTACGTAACATTGAATCGCGGTACCAAAGCCAACTTTCAAACGCATATCGGTGACAACAGTCTGCTGATGGCTTATGTGCATGTCGCTCACGATTGTGTACTGGGTAATAACGTCATCCTGGCCAACAGCTGTAACCTGGCCGGACACATTGAGATTGGAGAATACGCCATCCTGGGAGGATTAACGGCAGTTCATCAGTTTGTCAAAATCGGAGAACATGTGATGGTTGGGGGTGGATCGCTGGTCCGTAAAGATATACCACCGTTCGTCAAGGCGGCAAGAGAGCCCCTGTCATACGCCGGGATCAACTCGGTCGGTTTACGGCGAAGAGGTTTTTCATCCGAGATCATCAACCACATTCAGGATATTTACCGCGTTCTGTTTGTCAAAGGGTACAATACCACCCAGGCGCTGAATATCATCGAAACCGAACTGGAGGCGACGGAAGAACGCGACCAGATCATTCGTTTCATCCGTAATTCCGACCGCGGCATCATGAAAGGGTTCCGCCAGATCAATGGGACTGCAAATTGA
- a CDS encoding bifunctional UDP-3-O-[3-hydroxymyristoyl] N-acetylglucosamine deacetylase/3-hydroxyacyl-ACP dehydratase — MTAKQCTLKDSFTLRGVGLHTGVSVTMKVMPAAVNHGVKFQRIDLPDRPVVPADINMVQTTQRGTTIGRGDASIATVEHILSALAGFQVDNALIEIDGPEVPILDGSARTFYAECEKAGKVAQDAERAYFEIQEPILYTDEQSGAEYMALPADQLEITCLIDFNSPYLGQQYATLTDIEDYGKQIASCRTFVFLHEIEGLIDQGLIKGGDLDNAIVIADRIMTDSELERVARKLGKSVVHVEKEGVLNTTELQFKNEPARHKLLDVLGDLSLLGTPIKGKIVARKPGHGPNVAFTRVLKKKLVEQRKLRGKPNYDPDETPVYDINQIHNFLPHRHPFLLVDKIIELSPQHVVGIKNITYDQWFFPGHFPNNPIFPGVLQIEALAQTGGILALSTVPDPENWDTLFIKIDNTRFKSKVMPGDTLILKMELLNPIRRGICHMYGTAYVGNKIVSEGELTAQIIKRDA, encoded by the coding sequence ATGACCGCCAAACAATGCACGCTTAAAGATTCTTTCACACTCCGGGGAGTGGGACTGCATACCGGTGTTTCTGTGACCATGAAAGTCATGCCGGCTGCCGTCAATCACGGCGTAAAATTCCAACGCATTGATCTTCCGGATCGTCCAGTGGTCCCCGCGGACATCAACATGGTCCAGACCACTCAGCGGGGTACAACCATCGGTCGGGGAGATGCTTCCATTGCCACGGTCGAACACATCCTTTCCGCATTGGCAGGCTTTCAAGTCGACAATGCTTTAATCGAAATTGATGGCCCGGAAGTACCCATCCTGGATGGAAGTGCACGGACCTTTTATGCCGAATGTGAAAAGGCAGGGAAAGTGGCTCAGGATGCCGAGCGCGCCTATTTCGAAATCCAGGAGCCGATCCTGTATACCGATGAACAGAGCGGGGCGGAATACATGGCCCTACCGGCCGACCAGCTGGAGATAACCTGTCTGATCGATTTTAACTCCCCTTATCTGGGTCAGCAATATGCCACCCTGACTGACATCGAGGATTATGGCAAACAAATCGCATCTTGCCGCACGTTTGTTTTCCTCCATGAAATCGAAGGATTGATCGATCAGGGGCTGATCAAGGGCGGCGACCTCGACAATGCCATTGTTATTGCCGACCGGATCATGACCGACAGTGAATTGGAACGCGTGGCCCGGAAACTGGGTAAATCGGTGGTCCATGTTGAAAAAGAGGGCGTACTGAACACCACTGAGCTCCAGTTCAAGAATGAACCTGCCCGGCATAAATTGTTGGATGTCCTGGGTGACCTATCGCTCCTGGGCACGCCGATCAAAGGAAAAATTGTGGCCCGCAAGCCCGGTCATGGCCCTAATGTGGCATTTACCCGGGTCCTGAAAAAGAAACTGGTTGAGCAACGCAAGCTACGCGGCAAACCCAATTACGACCCCGATGAAACACCCGTCTACGACATCAATCAGATCCATAATTTTCTTCCCCACCGGCATCCCTTCCTGTTAGTAGATAAAATCATTGAATTAAGTCCTCAGCACGTAGTGGGGATCAAGAATATCACCTACGATCAGTGGTTCTTTCCCGGGCATTTTCCCAACAATCCCATCTTTCCCGGTGTTTTACAAATTGAAGCGCTGGCTCAAACCGGAGGCATACTGGCATTATCCACGGTACCTGACCCCGAGAATTGGGACACGCTGTTTATCAAAATTGATAACACCCGGTTTAAATCCAAGGTAATGCCTGGTGATACATTGATCTTAAAAATGGAATTACTCAACCCGATTCGCCGGGGAATCTGCCACATGTATGGCACAGCCTACGTGGGCAACAAAATTGTATCAGAAGGCGAACTCACTGCACAAATCATCAAAAGAGACGCATGA
- the lpxD gene encoding UDP-3-O-(3-hydroxymyristoyl)glucosamine N-acyltransferase: MEWKASEIAALLQGTVEGDPNVVVTQPSKIEEGKPGSITFLANAKYEHYLYESQASIVLVSTDFLPEKALSMTLIRVDQVYPALQKLLDVYQQQQTTPEGIDPGAHLHPESFVDGSASIGPGTIIQEGAHIGARTVVHGQVFIGRNVVIGDGTIIYPGVRIYHDCRIGAGCILHANAVIGSDGFGFAPDGQGNYQKIQQIGNVVLEDQVEIGSNTVIDRATMGSTRIGTGCKLDNLIQIAHNVEIGPHTVIAAQTGIAGSAKIGAYCQIGGQVGIIGHIRIADRVRIQAQSGIAASIEEPGSAWYGSPAIPYRDYLKSYAIFRKLPELFKRLISLEKELQSTEELSE; encoded by the coding sequence ATGGAATGGAAAGCTTCCGAAATTGCTGCCCTGCTTCAGGGTACGGTCGAAGGAGATCCCAACGTGGTCGTCACACAGCCAAGCAAGATTGAAGAAGGTAAGCCAGGTAGTATCACTTTTTTGGCGAATGCCAAATACGAACACTACCTGTACGAATCCCAGGCTTCGATCGTGTTGGTGTCAACGGATTTCCTGCCTGAAAAAGCCCTTTCAATGACCTTGATCCGGGTTGATCAGGTTTATCCGGCATTACAGAAGTTACTGGACGTCTACCAACAACAGCAAACAACTCCGGAAGGTATTGACCCTGGAGCTCATCTTCATCCGGAAAGTTTTGTTGATGGTTCCGCTTCCATTGGACCAGGCACGATCATCCAGGAAGGTGCCCATATAGGCGCCCGGACTGTTGTCCACGGTCAGGTATTTATCGGTCGAAATGTCGTTATCGGCGATGGTACAATCATCTATCCGGGTGTCCGGATCTATCACGATTGCCGGATCGGTGCGGGTTGCATCCTCCATGCCAATGCCGTGATCGGAAGTGACGGGTTTGGTTTTGCACCGGATGGTCAGGGTAATTACCAAAAAATTCAACAGATCGGCAACGTTGTCCTCGAAGATCAGGTGGAAATCGGCTCCAACACGGTGATTGACCGGGCTACCATGGGATCCACCCGTATTGGTACGGGATGCAAGCTGGATAATCTGATCCAGATTGCTCACAATGTGGAGATCGGCCCGCATACGGTCATTGCAGCCCAGACTGGCATAGCCGGAAGTGCAAAAATTGGTGCCTATTGCCAGATCGGAGGACAGGTAGGAATCATTGGTCACATCCGTATAGCCGACCGGGTAAGGATCCAGGCCCAGTCCGGCATCGCAGCCTCCATCGAAGAACCCGGTTCGGCCTGGTATGGATCACCAGCCATCCCTTACCGGGACTACCTGAAATCCTATGCCATATTCCGCAAGCTTCCGGAGCTGTTCAAGCGACTGATATCGCTGGAGAAAGAGCTGCAGTCCACCGAGGAATTAAGTGAATAG
- a CDS encoding 3'-5' exonuclease — MYLFFDASALSMPAHWKAAVEDTYHWPRLVHLAWELVDEESNIVETASKIIKPSGFEIPYSSTEWHGIDHDVAMEQGEDIADVLKAFAAVVRKAEYVIAFNMQFNEMIVGAEYFRASIPNPLVSAEKICLMRESTYFCKIPAPGGRYKWPSLSQLFQKCFGHKFEGANEADKDVRAASMCFFKLLQLDELDVF, encoded by the coding sequence ATGTATCTCTTCTTTGATGCTTCCGCATTATCCATGCCGGCCCATTGGAAAGCTGCTGTTGAAGACACTTATCACTGGCCACGCCTGGTTCATCTAGCCTGGGAACTGGTGGATGAAGAATCCAATATCGTAGAGACGGCGAGCAAGATCATCAAACCATCCGGTTTTGAGATCCCTTACAGTTCCACCGAATGGCACGGTATCGATCACGATGTGGCGATGGAGCAGGGTGAGGATATTGCCGATGTCTTAAAAGCCTTTGCAGCAGTGGTCCGTAAAGCGGAATATGTGATTGCTTTCAATATGCAGTTCAATGAAATGATCGTAGGTGCTGAGTATTTCCGTGCCAGTATTCCGAATCCACTGGTCTCTGCAGAAAAGATCTGCCTGATGCGGGAATCGACCTACTTCTGTAAGATCCCGGCTCCTGGTGGTCGGTATAAATGGCCCAGTCTCAGTCAGTTATTCCAGAAATGCTTCGGGCACAAGTTTGAGGGTGCCAATGAGGCCGATAAAGATGTCCGTGCCGCCAGCATGTGTTTCTTCAAACTGCTGCAGCTGGACGAGCTGGATGTCTTTTGA
- a CDS encoding T9SS type A sorting domain-containing protein, with translation MDIDGQFEYSPIRQVRLLPAVREISVRNTLVRDLLTIDVGKEIEDLQLSVFDLAGRKMNAWRVPHGITEKVLDLSELSAGTYVLQAQGGSFNGVWKIIKI, from the coding sequence ATGGACATCGATGGGCAGTTTGAATATTCACCCATCCGGCAGGTTCGTCTGCTACCGGCGGTGAGAGAAATTTCTGTTCGCAATACACTGGTCCGGGACCTGTTAACCATTGACGTGGGCAAGGAGATAGAGGATTTACAGCTAAGTGTATTCGATCTGGCGGGACGAAAAATGAATGCCTGGAGGGTTCCGCATGGTATTACCGAAAAAGTCCTGGATCTTAGTGAATTATCCGCTGGAACTTACGTGCTCCAGGCCCAGGGTGGATCCTTTAACGGAGTCTGGAAAATCATTAAGATTTGA